The proteins below are encoded in one region of Bacillota bacterium:
- a CDS encoding pilus assembly protein, which produces MLVYLNQLIRQQRGQALVEVALVLPIFLLLIFGIIEFGRVLGAYLLITHASREGARAGAVGAADTDIANAVNNAVPTLDPGRVIIHISPDSTSRVRGAALTVRVDYSVPLYAPFITSILTNPFPLSAQTTMRIE; this is translated from the coding sequence ATGCTGGTCTACTTGAACCAATTAATCCGGCAGCAACGCGGCCAGGCCCTGGTTGAGGTAGCCCTGGTCCTGCCGATTTTCCTCTTGCTGATCTTCGGGATTATAGAATTTGGGCGGGTGCTGGGTGCTTACCTCTTGATCACCCACGCTTCGCGGGAAGGGGCCAGGGCGGGGGCGGTTGGCGCCGCTGATACCGATATTGCGAATGCGGTCAACAATGCCGTTCCGACGCTTGACCCAGGCCGGGTCATTATTCATATTTCTCCCGATAGCACCAGCCGCGTCCGCGGGGCGGCCCTGACCGTACGGGTAGACTACTCTGTTCCCCTGTACGCCCCCTTTATAACTTCGATTTTAACCAATCCCTTCCCCTTGAGCGCGCAAACAACCATGCGGATTGAATAA